The following are encoded in a window of Pongo abelii isolate AG06213 chromosome 16, NHGRI_mPonAbe1-v2.0_pri, whole genome shotgun sequence genomic DNA:
- the SPESP1 gene encoding sperm equatorial segment protein 1 isoform X1 — MKPLVLLVALLLWPSSVPAYPSITVTPDEEQNLNHYIQVLENLVRSVPPRELGREKKSNSPKHVYSVASKGSKFKELVTHGDASTENDVLTNPISEETTTFPTGGFTPEIGKKKHMETTPFWSIKPNNVSIVLHAEEPYIENEEPEPEPEPAAKQTEAPRMLPVVTESSTSPYVTSYKSPVTTLDKSTGIEISTESEDVPQLSGETAIEKPEELTFGKHPESWNNDDILKKILDINSQVQQALLSDTSNSAFREDIEASKDHLKRSLALAAAAEHKLKTMYKSQLLPLGRTSNKIDDIETVINMLCNSRSKLYEYLDIKCVPPEMREEAATVFNTLKNMCRSRRVTALLKVY; from the coding sequence GCATAACTGTGACACCTGATGAAGAGCAAAACTTGAATCATTATATACAAGTTTTAGAGAACCTAGTACGAAGTGTTCCTCCTAGGGAGCTAGGTCGTGAGAAAAAATCTAACTCTCCAAAACATGTTTATTCTGTAGCATCAAAGGGATCAAAATTTAAGGAGCTAGTTACACATGGAGACGCTTCAactgagaatgatgttttaaCCAATCCTATCAGTGAAGAAACTACAACTTTCCCTACAGGAGGCTTCACACcggaaataggaaagaaaaaacacatggaaactaCCCCATTCTGGTCGATCAAACCAAACAATGTTTCCATTGTTTTGCATGCAGAGGAACCTTATATTGAAAATgaagagccagagccagagccggAGCCAGCTGCAAAACAAACTGAGGCACCAAGAATGTTGCCAGTTGTTACTGAATCATCTACAAGTCCATATGTTACCTCATACAAGTCACCTGTCACCACTTTAGATAAGAGCACTGGCATTGAGATCTCTACAGAATCAGAAGATGTTCCTCAGCTCTCAGGTGAAACTGCGATAGAAAAACCCGAAGAACTAACATTTGGAAAGCACCCAGAGAGTTGGAATAATgatgacattttgaaaaaaattttagatattaatTCACAAGTTCAACAGGCACTTCTTAGTGACACCAGCAACTCAGCCTTTAGAGAAGATATTGAAGCCTCTAAAGATCACCTAAAACGAAGCCTTGctctagcagcagcagcagaacataaattaaaaacaatgtatAAGTCCCAGTTATTGCCACTAGGACGAACAAGTAATAAAATTGATGACATTGAAACTGTTATTAACATGCTGTGTAATTCTAGATCTAAACTCTATGAATATTTAGATATTAAATGTGTTCCACCAGAGATGAGAGAAGAAGCTGctacagtattcaatacattaaaaaatatgtgtagaTCAAGGAGAGTCACAGCCttattaaaagtttattaa
- the SPESP1 gene encoding sperm equatorial segment protein 1 isoform X2 — translation MKPLVLLVALLLWPSSVPAYPTSKGSKFKELVTHGDASTENDVLTNPISEETTTFPTGGFTPEIGKKKHMETTPFWSIKPNNVSIVLHAEEPYIENEEPEPEPEPAAKQTEAPRMLPVVTESSTSPYVTSYKSPVTTLDKSTGIEISTESEDVPQLSGETAIEKPEELTFGKHPESWNNDDILKKILDINSQVQQALLSDTSNSAFREDIEASKDHLKRSLALAAAAEHKLKTMYKSQLLPLGRTSNKIDDIETVINMLCNSRSKLYEYLDIKCVPPEMREEAATVFNTLKNMCRSRRVTALLKVY, via the coding sequence CATCAAAGGGATCAAAATTTAAGGAGCTAGTTACACATGGAGACGCTTCAactgagaatgatgttttaaCCAATCCTATCAGTGAAGAAACTACAACTTTCCCTACAGGAGGCTTCACACcggaaataggaaagaaaaaacacatggaaactaCCCCATTCTGGTCGATCAAACCAAACAATGTTTCCATTGTTTTGCATGCAGAGGAACCTTATATTGAAAATgaagagccagagccagagccggAGCCAGCTGCAAAACAAACTGAGGCACCAAGAATGTTGCCAGTTGTTACTGAATCATCTACAAGTCCATATGTTACCTCATACAAGTCACCTGTCACCACTTTAGATAAGAGCACTGGCATTGAGATCTCTACAGAATCAGAAGATGTTCCTCAGCTCTCAGGTGAAACTGCGATAGAAAAACCCGAAGAACTAACATTTGGAAAGCACCCAGAGAGTTGGAATAATgatgacattttgaaaaaaattttagatattaatTCACAAGTTCAACAGGCACTTCTTAGTGACACCAGCAACTCAGCCTTTAGAGAAGATATTGAAGCCTCTAAAGATCACCTAAAACGAAGCCTTGctctagcagcagcagcagaacataaattaaaaacaatgtatAAGTCCCAGTTATTGCCACTAGGACGAACAAGTAATAAAATTGATGACATTGAAACTGTTATTAACATGCTGTGTAATTCTAGATCTAAACTCTATGAATATTTAGATATTAAATGTGTTCCACCAGAGATGAGAGAAGAAGCTGctacagtattcaatacattaaaaaatatgtgtagaTCAAGGAGAGTCACAGCCttattaaaagtttattaa